The nucleotide sequence AAAGTGAATTATTTGGGCAAAGCTAGCTGGGTTTCTTGGAGTCTCTGGTTCATAGCTCCAGAATGTTAGAAGGTAAGAACTGGAAGTGAACTTAGAATATAGCTTATTAGAAAAGGTAATGTAGCCTGAAGGCTAGTATTGGAAATAGAAAGAAGTCAGGGGGACTTGAGTGGgcccaaatcctgcctctcataCTTGCTAGATATGGGACCAGTAGTAAGTCATTTGATATTTctaagccccagtttcctcaactataaaatgggggtgttCATTCCTCATACCTCCTTCACAGGATTGTCAGGCTAAAATTAGATGTGTTAAAAAGCTTTGCAAACCTCATAGAGCTCTGTATCTATATCACCTTTAGCAGtgttggtgagcctatggcacatAAGTCAGAGCATGCCGGAAGGGactatccccttcccctctccaccatgcctgaggatatgacctgcccctctgcccagcagcccaataatggcagctcttcttccctcccctgtctgggctaAGGGGGTGGCTCCCATGCggatgagggtgcagtttgggcactcaccctcacagtggttcccaaactttttcggcctaccgcccctttccagaaaaaatattacttagccccctggaaattaattttaaaaaattttaatagcaattaataggaaagataaatgcacctgtggccatcgctgccttcctagatcgctgcagcacccaccagggggcggtggcgcccactttgggaatcactggtctaaggcctctaaaaggttcgccatcactgatctattgCTATCATCTAAGCCAGCTGTCATAAGAACGTTAGCATTAGAAAGGCCTCAGAAATTagctagtccaattccctcatttacagttggggaaacagaCTTTCAGAAAGAAGTGAGCCCCAAGCCAGGTGGCAAATTTGTGTCAGAGCTGGTCTCCTGACCCCAGATCTGCTGGGGTTACACAAGGGTGATTAGAGCTATATAGAGTCTATGGAACATCTATTTGGTGGTGTCTTTCTTTCTAGTGGAAGGGGGATGTAGGATATTGCAAATCATGGGAAGGCAAGATAACTGGGTTTCAGAAACAGAGATTTTCATGTTTCATTGGTTTGGATCAATCCACCAATGGGCCAGTATGGAATCAACTTTGAAATTTACCAGCACACTTACAAAATCGTATGCTCTGTTTAACTAGGTTTTTTTGATTAACTGAGAATTGGTGAAAACCTTTCTAAAATCTCTgagccttttcttcctttagttAAAAATAGTCTAGGAAATGGAGAtgatgggcagctaagtggcaaaatggattagaatgctggacctggagtcaggaggaattgatttcaaacctggtctcagacacttactagttgtgtgaccctgggcaagtcactcaatcctgtttgcttcagtttcctcaataaaatgagcttgagaaaggaatggcaaacctctccaggatctttgccaagaaaaccagaaagagggtcacagagtcagacacaactgaaatgactgaatgacaacaatggAGAGGAGGAATATAATTGAATCTTTCTTTAGTAACTGGTCTTGGTGTTCTCATtataaaaattctcattttactgTAATGTAGATGAAACTAGTCTGAGTCCCCAACACATTCTGGCAAacctagaatatttttttaaatttatttttaaaaaacccttactttctctcttagtattaactctaagacagaagggcaagggctaggtaaatggggttgagtgacttgcccagggtcatatagctaagaagtgtgtaaggccagatttgaatccagagtcTCCCActtctaggcatggctctcaatccactgagccacccagctgctccctgcccCCTGTTACATTTTAAGTTGGTTCTCATGCACTCAGTAGTGTTGTAGCTATACCTGCCCTTTGTGGTTCTCCTTTGGgctaaatgatctttaaattccttttcagttctaaattccatGATCTTAAATGATTTCCCTCCACAGTCAAACAATACTCAACCTCCTAAGCAGTTTATTCATTTTAGCAcagagataaagaatatttaaaattaatgttattttattattttattactttttaattttttattattttattactttttaaatttttattattttattatttattatttttattNNNNNNNNNNNNNNNNNNNNNNNNNNNNNNNNNNNNNNNNNNNNNNNNNNNNNNNNNNNNNNNNNNNNNNNNNNNNNNNNNNNNNNNNNNNNNNNNNNNNtaataaaagaatatttaaaattaaaattaaaaatatctttttttttctctttacctaAATTTTGGTTGCTAAGAAATACTTTTAGCCTCTAAAACTATTACCATGAAAGCAGCCATCTGCCTTATCCTCTTCCTTGGGGAAGTCTGGATGGTACCAGGAATTGCCAGGGCCTGGGAACCACGGAAGATGGCAGCACACTCAGAGGTTTTGAAAAACTACACTTTCCTCAACCGCGAGCAAATGGATGGAGTCAAACAACATCCTCAGAAGAAAGATGCTTCAGCCTCGGCCGAAGAGAAGCCCCGGCCGGCACTGGATAAGTGGAAACTCTCAGAAAACAATGCCAACTTTGGGTTCGACTTGTTGCGAAAAATAGCTATGAAACATGATGGCAATAtagttttctctcctttctgcctTTCCTTTGCAATGGCGACTTTAATGTTGGCAGCCAGAGGGCAGACCCGATCCCAGATCATGGAGGGCCTCCATTTGCAGACCCTGAACAGTACACAGACAAGTTTCCTGCCTTTTCTCTTCAAGCAGCTCAAGGACAGCATCTCCCAAAACCAGGAGCTGGCTTTCTCACAAGGGAGTTTTGCTTTTATCCACAAGGATTTTGATGTCAAAGAGACTTTCTTCAATTTGTCAAAGCAGTATTTCGACACGGAGTACATATCTGTGAATTTCCACAATACTACGCAGGCCAAGAGTTACATGAATTATTATGTGAACAAAGAGACCAAGGGGAAAATTCCCAAACTCTTTGATGAGCTTGATGCTGAAGCAAAATTAATTTTTGCGGATTATATCCTATTTGGTGGTATGCATTTTTATTACTTAATAATGGCACGTTCTCCCTAAGAAATATACTCTTcttgtcttcttttcctccttttcatcaTATTCGGTCAGCTCTAAATTGTGTACCACAATGAAGGCTGGATATAGATTTAGCAGCCAATCCTGTCTCACTGAGTTTAAAAGGAGAGGCAAAGGAAGGCACTGAGAAAAGGCACTCCCAAACAGTGCTAGAACATTAGCACTATAGTTGATCAGTTAGCCAAGTCACAGAACCAGGAGATTATGTTCTTTGCATATATTATAGTAATACCTCTTGCTGTTTTATGAGATTAATTCTTAGTTTTGTAGGTATTTGTCAATGAAGAAACCCTTTGCTCCAGAACGAATATGACCATCCTTTGGGGAAGAGGGTTAAATGAGTGAAAAATATTAACCCTCCTAGAAAGCCCAAGTAGGAATTAAATCCCTGGAAAAAGGGAGGGCGTGGATAAAATGAAACACCCAGGGATTTCTTGGCCTGATTTTTGCCAATAATGTATATGTCAGTTCAATTTTGCAAGACcttattaagtatctgctgtgTTTAGGGCATTGAGTTGCTAGGAAACTAACGTCTGTAGTACCCTGCAGTCTGCAAAGTATTTTCCTCGCCTACATTTGTAGGTAATGAAAATGATATTCGATttactgaagaagaaactgagcctcagttcAGTGGCTTGCCTAAGGTCTTACAGATGGTGAATAGACTCGGAACCATGTCAGACTCCAGAGCCAATACTCTTTCCAGGATGTCATGACTGTTCCCTGTCTCCCCTCCTAAAGTCTTCCAATATTTTGtctcttaaaagaaataaaactttctGGATGCCTCTGGTAGAGGCTGAGGGGTGGCCTcaaaagacagagagggaagaatcaaagGCCCTAAATACTAACCAGCCTTCCCTAAGTGGACATTCAATAATGGATATTTAACTATGACAGTCTGCGGCTCTAGATTGTACAGCTGGAGCATGCATGAGCAATAGGAAGACAGCAACGGCTGGCGTTTACAAAAGCTCTGGTAGCCGGCCCTTTTTTCCTGGAATTTCATAAAATAGTAACTCCCATTTGTCTTGAATTTTACCCCACTAACTCTTCTCACAAGcaccctgtgaggcaggtagcACAAGTATTAtcctttcttttacagatggggagtaGATGGAGGTGAAGTTATTGTCTGTGATCATAGAGCTAATGGGGGGAGAGCTGGGCATCGGGTCCTCCGCCTTCTAAGGTCCTGCTTTTACAACACAACCTAACATCTCTCTAGACAGCTCTTGCTGGGGCCTTTGATAAAACCTGCAAAGCGGTAGGCTTTTTCATCTAAGAAGTAGAAGAAGAGAGCAGTGTCCTGGCCTCTGGATTTTTATTTGCTTGGTTTGATAGAGGCAGTTGTGTATGTAGCCCAGTACGTGAAGCACTGGGGCCTCGAGtctggaagacccgagttcaaatctggtccccaGACACTTGCTGGCTCgtgcccctgggcaagccacttgccCTACTCTACGGTGCCTCAATTGTAAAAATGGGGACAAACTGCATCTAGCCGCCAGGGCTGTGGTGAGGCTCCCCTATttgtgcagtgcctggcacacaggaggtgctTCATGATTGTTTTCTTCCTAATCAGGAAAGGTTCTCTCCTTCTGCTGTGGAAGTCCATCTTGTGTGGAATTAGAATAGCTTCCTAATATGGATGATAAAGGACCAGGGACCCTCCCTTTTGGTCATTTCGTTGTGAAAAATATTTGGCTTTGGCAGCCCTTTTCTCAACCCactgtttttcttgctttctttgccTTCTTAGGCAAATGGCTCTCTGCGTTTGATCCGGTGTTTACTGAAGTTGAAACCTTCCACCTGGATAAATACAGCACCACGAAGGTGCCCATGATGTATAGGTCCGACAAGTTTGCTTCAACCTTTGATAGGAACTTGCGTTGCCACGTCCTCAGGCTGCCGTACCGGGGGAATGCCAGCATGCTGGTGGTCCTCGTGGACAAAAAGGAGGATTATCTTGCCATCGAAGACTACTTCAGTGCAGAGCTGGTGGACAAATGGATCAGAACCATGAAAACCAGGTACTACTCATTAGGGTCATGGCAGTGCCCACTGTGTGCAGCCATGTGTGAGACACAAAGCTTAGCTAAGGCGCGATCCCAACCTGCCCCAGGGTTACCGTCCGGTAGGGTTTGATGTCCAAGTGATATGTGAAGTGGGAGTTAATGAGATGCAAGACAAAGTGGTATGTgaagtctgggggggggggagctacCAAGAggagggatcagggaaggcttcttggaggggGTGGCATTTGAGTTCAGTCACCTTTAAAGGATAGGAACTAAGCAGGTGGAGGGGAGGAAGTGAGGAATCCCAAGCATCAGGGACAACCAAAACGAAGGCATGGCAACAAGAGGAGGAGATGGTTTCCTTCTATGGGTTATTCTCTCCTTACCCTCTGAATCTGATTTGGTACACAAGTGGTTCGGGAAGAGggtctcccttcccctcccagtcTGTGATAATGCCGCATCTTCCCCCCTTTATCGTCCTGCAAGTCCCTGCTCTAAGCATGCCCCAGCGTTTCAGAGTAAGAAAGTCAAAGGATGGAACTGGTTGGACACAAACCACTACCATGATTGCACGGCAAGAAATAAAGCCCGTTAGAGccggaaggaaccttggagagaGAACTCGTTTGCCCTCCCTTGGAGGGATGCGAGAGCCCCAACAGGGGAGAGACTGCCCAGGAGCACCTCAGGTTTTTCAACTCCCCAGCCAGGACTCTTACCCCCGTGCCAACCTTGCCATCTCCCTTGCACTGTAACCTGCTACTTAGAGGGATG is from Gracilinanus agilis isolate LMUSP501 chromosome 2, AgileGrace, whole genome shotgun sequence and encodes:
- the SERPINA10 gene encoding protein Z-dependent protease inhibitor, whose translation is MDFKELQEGSSKIYVLVQHHFEFMSQRQTKKFQQFEVPLGATSIHEKLRSGGLIGLVDRPARILGGKGACFVVTGPILKILLASKTITMKAAICLILFLGEVWMVPGIARAWEPRKMAAHSEVLKNYTFLNREQMDGVKQHPQKKDASASAEEKPRPALDKWKLSENNANFGFDLLRKIAMKHDGNIVFSPFCLSFAMATLMLAARGQTRSQIMEGLHLQTLNSTQTSFLPFLFKQLKDSISQNQELAFSQGSFAFIHKDFDVKETFFNLSKQYFDTEYISVNFHNTTQAKSYMNYYVNKETKGKIPKLFDELDAEAKLIFADYILFGGKWLSAFDPVFTEVETFHLDKYSTTKVPMMYRSDKFASTFDRNLRCHVLRLPYRGNASMLVVLVDKKEDYLAIEDYFSAELVDKWIRTMKTRKMDIFFPKFKLDQKYELHELLKQMGMRTIFSPWADLSELSSPAKNLKVSKILQRAVIEVNERGTDAAAGTTAEIVAYSMPPVIKVDHPFHFMIYEETSKSLLFLGRVVNPSLL